DNA from Halobaculum sp. XH14:
CCTTCGCTTCGGTGCTGGTCGTCGCGTACAGCGTGTCCACGTTGAACACGGCGTCGGCGATCTGGACCGCGAACGTGCCGACGCCGCCCGTCGCCCCGACGATCAGCGCCTCCTCGGTCGGCCGGAGGTCCCCTCTGGTCGCCAGTGCGCGCCAGGCGGTCCCGCCGGCGGTCGGGACCGCGCAGGCGGTCTCCAGCGACACGTCGTCCGGGACGGGGATGAGCGCGTGGGCCGGGACCGCGACGAACTCGGCGTGGCCGCCACGGCGCATCTCCCCGAGCATCTCGAAGTCAGGGCACGACAGGTGCTCGCCGCGTTCGCAGGCGGGACACGACCGACACGACAGGTACGGGTTCACCAGCACGCGGTCGCCTTCCTCCCACGCGGTGACGCTCTCACCGGCGTCAGCAACGGTGCCGGCGACGTCGCCGCCGGTCCAGAAGGGGTAGCCGGGGACGTAATGGTCGAGCTCCCTGACCGCGAAGAGGTCCATGTAGTTGAGCGCCGACGCTTTCACGTCGATCAGTACCTCCTCGGGCCCGGCGGTCGGTCGATCGACCCGCAACAGTTCGTAGTTCTCGATCGGTCCGTGCTCGTGGAACCCGACAGCCTGCATTGTTGACCCCATACTCGGTGGGGGTTTCGTCGGCTTCGGCAAATAACCGCCCCCTCGGGAGAAGCTTTCCCCGAACGTGCGGCAGTTCTCCCGAGTCGAGTCAGTTCGCACGCGCCGACAAGTTAAGATATACTGTTAATTGTGTTATCTAGTATAAATTCTGCTACTATCTGGGCGTGCTCACGTGCGACTCCCACGTGGTCGTTCTGAACCCGAGTGAAAACTGGGATGTGAGTCTCCTGCGCATCGTTGAGGGTGCTTGATCGTTCTCCCGCTCCGATCCAGGGCGGCATCCCCCTTCATCGCGTGACTCGCTCAGTTCGCCGCGGCGAGTGGGAGTGTCCATGGCGGCCCAGCAGTACGTACTGAACCGCGTCAAAGCGCCTGCCCGTAACCGATACTGAACGTCCGCTCTGTCGAACGAAGCGTCTCGAGCACGGCGCACTCATGGCCCGACGGTCAGTGTCGTCAGGCACCCTTCTGGACTCACACCGTCCCTGATATATATGAACTCTTATATAAATATAAATTTGCCATTAAACGGGTTCCTTCATGATTCTCATCTTTCGAGGCGAGCAAGCGCTCCCGTTCGGGATCAACCCAGCAGTGACCCCGCTGACGGCTTTCGCTGCCCCATGACGAACGTCCCCGTCCGACCGCTCGAACGCCGGCACCTGCGCGACATACCGTCCCATCACACGCCAGTTCGATCGACCACGGTCGCAACCCGATCGAGCCACTCACCGACGGTCGAGACAGTTGTCGCTGACACGGGAACGGAAGTTCGACTCACCTCGCGGTTCCCACGGTGCGACCCGTTCTACCATAAATTCAGAGGTCAGTTCGTCTCTATCGCCGAAATCCGCGTCTCAGTGACCCGCTCCAAAACCGGGGTTGGACATCTCAAACGGGGAAAAACCGCTGAGCAACCCGATTTCGGCCGTTTCAGCTCGAAAAAGGTCCAACCCCGCTCAGAGACCGAGA
Protein-coding regions in this window:
- a CDS encoding zinc-binding dehydrogenase, which translates into the protein MQAVGFHEHGPIENYELLRVDRPTAGPEEVLIDVKASALNYMDLFAVRELDHYVPGYPFWTGGDVAGTVADAGESVTAWEEGDRVLVNPYLSCRSCPACERGEHLSCPDFEMLGEMRRGGHAEFVAVPAHALIPVPDDVSLETACAVPTAGGTAWRALATRGDLRPTEEALIVGATGGVGTFAVQIADAVFNVDTLYATTSTEAKAEFLRDLGVDHVINYVEESFSKRIWELTGETGVDAVYNCVGGPTWTDSMRSLRDGGRLITSGATAGPNPETELRLLFIRQLDLVGSSGALPHELEELCGYVWDGTIEPVIQETYPLSEYDTAFRKMDDRELYGKVLFVQD